The Phycisphaeraceae bacterium genome has a window encoding:
- a CDS encoding CPBP family intramembrane metalloprotease, producing MSSFPPASPPPFPPFNAPPDPFGPAPRTRIALGGLGAAAAWVVILVITLGLVITVNLPKTEIEGGRDVLGLRMMQMQAQYLLAIAPSEPASRASFLERREIEQINTGSIAQRLRFAVVAGDLGGPAAALGVLDELEQRVNDHNAEAASNPRLTRVEWTADEAAALRLLRTLYDARTGGAPGNDVLSADDIALLERELEWFARLALNPPGGDEAARKAVMAPATRLLVIMVTMVIAGLCVGGLGLIGLIVLFILAAMGTVRMGVAPSRAPAGVYAETFAFWLLLFFGLQVVIETAPVPPGSELFAGAVAFFISLLALAWPCIRGVSWRDARRDIGLTLGRGGVLEPAFGVAAYAMMLPFLAVGVLVTLMLVFIAGAVSGAVPDTGLGPFSPSGGPAHPLLGAAGTQWWTIIQMYLVASVAAPVVEEIMFRGVLYRNLRTGLGALGPVMAAVVGTCINALIFAAIHPQGWVAIPALGGIAVGMTVAREWRDSLVAPILVHAISNGVVTTIMLVVLAGG from the coding sequence ATGAGCAGTTTTCCGCCCGCCTCTCCCCCGCCATTTCCACCGTTCAACGCGCCGCCCGATCCCTTCGGCCCGGCGCCGCGGACGCGCATCGCCCTGGGCGGGCTGGGTGCGGCGGCGGCGTGGGTGGTCATCCTCGTCATCACGCTGGGACTGGTGATCACGGTCAACCTGCCCAAGACCGAAATCGAAGGCGGACGCGACGTACTGGGGCTGCGCATGATGCAGATGCAGGCGCAGTACCTGCTGGCGATCGCCCCGAGCGAGCCGGCCTCGCGGGCGAGCTTCCTCGAACGCCGCGAGATTGAGCAGATCAACACCGGTTCGATCGCCCAGCGGCTTCGGTTCGCGGTGGTGGCCGGCGACCTGGGCGGTCCCGCCGCGGCGCTGGGCGTGCTGGATGAACTGGAGCAGCGCGTCAACGATCACAACGCCGAGGCGGCGTCCAATCCGCGGCTCACCCGCGTGGAGTGGACGGCGGATGAGGCCGCCGCGCTGCGCCTGCTTCGCACGCTCTACGACGCCCGCACGGGCGGCGCCCCCGGCAACGACGTGCTCAGCGCCGACGACATCGCCCTGCTGGAGCGCGAACTGGAATGGTTCGCCCGGCTGGCCCTCAACCCCCCGGGCGGGGACGAGGCCGCCCGCAAGGCCGTCATGGCGCCGGCCACGCGGCTGCTGGTCATCATGGTCACGATGGTCATCGCGGGGCTCTGCGTGGGCGGACTGGGCCTGATCGGGTTGATCGTGCTGTTCATCCTCGCGGCCATGGGAACGGTTCGCATGGGGGTCGCGCCGTCACGCGCCCCGGCGGGCGTGTACGCCGAGACCTTCGCCTTCTGGCTGCTGCTGTTCTTCGGGCTGCAGGTGGTGATCGAGACGGCGCCTGTCCCGCCCGGATCGGAACTCTTCGCCGGCGCCGTGGCGTTCTTCATCAGTCTGCTGGCGCTGGCATGGCCCTGCATCCGCGGGGTCTCCTGGCGCGACGCGCGGCGCGACATCGGCCTCACCCTCGGACGAGGCGGCGTGCTCGAGCCCGCCTTCGGCGTGGCGGCGTACGCCATGATGCTGCCCTTCCTCGCCGTCGGCGTACTGGTGACCCTGATGCTGGTCTTCATCGCGGGAGCGGTGTCCGGCGCCGTGCCCGACACGGGACTGGGACCGTTCTCCCCGTCGGGCGGACCGGCCCACCCGCTGCTGGGCGCGGCGGGCACCCAGTGGTGGACGATCATCCAGATGTACCTTGTCGCCAGTGTGGCGGCGCCCGTGGTGGAGGAGATCATGTTCCGCGGCGTGCTCTACCGCAACCTGCGCACCGGACTGGGCGCCCTGGGCCCGGTGATGGCGGCCGTCGTCGGTACCTGCATCAACGCGCTGATCTTCGCGGCGATCCACCCGCAGGGGTGGGTGGCGATTCCCGCGCTGGGGGGCATCGCGGTGGGCATGACGGTGGCCCGCGAGTGGCGCGACTCGCTCGTTGCGCCGATCCTCGTCCACGCCATCAGCAACGGCGTGGTGACCACGATCATGCTCGTGGTGCTGGCGGGCGGGTGA
- a CDS encoding MoxR family ATPase has product MALESLERLRQNITSVYMGNVAAVDRIIVCLLARGHVLIEDVPGVGKTVLANALAKSLDCTFARIQCTPDLLPSDITGVSIFNRDGRAFEFKKGPIFHNIVIADEINRTTPRTQSALLEAMSEGTVSAEGETYRLPEPFMVLATQNPYEFEGTYFLPENQLDRFIMRISLGYPAPDDESRILIKQPARTTLAELKPVMNGADVIALQGRVDQVKVDQSLLDYIIALATATRENEDLQVGVSPRGALALTQAARATAVLNDRDYCVPEDIVSNVIPVCAHRVISKTYMHTGDTLTTKRLIQQVLETVPSPA; this is encoded by the coding sequence ATGGCCCTTGAGTCGCTCGAACGCCTGCGCCAGAACATCACCAGCGTCTACATGGGCAACGTGGCGGCGGTGGACCGCATCATCGTGTGCCTGCTGGCCCGCGGACACGTGCTGATCGAGGACGTGCCGGGCGTGGGCAAGACCGTGTTGGCCAACGCGCTGGCCAAGTCGCTCGACTGCACGTTCGCCCGCATCCAGTGCACGCCGGACCTGCTGCCCAGCGACATCACGGGCGTCTCGATCTTCAACCGCGACGGTCGTGCGTTCGAGTTCAAGAAGGGGCCGATCTTCCACAACATCGTCATCGCCGACGAGATCAACCGCACGACGCCCCGCACGCAATCCGCCCTGCTGGAGGCGATGAGCGAAGGCACCGTGTCCGCCGAGGGCGAGACCTACCGCCTGCCCGAGCCCTTCATGGTGCTGGCGACGCAGAACCCCTACGAGTTCGAGGGCACGTACTTCCTGCCCGAGAACCAGCTTGATCGGTTCATCATGCGCATCTCGCTGGGCTACCCGGCCCCGGATGATGAGAGCCGCATTCTCATCAAGCAGCCCGCCCGCACCACGCTGGCGGAACTGAAGCCGGTGATGAACGGCGCGGACGTGATCGCCCTGCAGGGACGGGTCGATCAGGTGAAGGTCGACCAGTCGCTGCTGGACTACATCATTGCACTGGCCACCGCCACGCGCGAGAACGAGGATCTGCAGGTGGGCGTCAGCCCCCGCGGCGCACTGGCGCTCACGCAGGCGGCCCGCGCCACGGCGGTGCTCAACGACCGTGACTACTGCGTGCCCGAGGACATCGTCTCCAACGTGATCCCGGTCTGCGCTCACCGCGTGATCTCGAAGACCTACATGCACACCGGGGACACGCTGACCACCAAGCGACTGATCCAGCAGGTGCTGGAGACGGTGCCCAGCCCGGCGTGA
- a CDS encoding DinB family protein, with the protein MSATVAAHPNARAVHQVRFARGATKKLLEGIPADRCCEQPGSCVNHALWIAGHLACTDDWFLKEFGGAAGFALPEKWHTIFGYGSKPTSDTSQYPSYAEVLKAMDERHGAVVRWLESMTAEQMDTPTAENWRNYAPTLGDLGHFAAWHEGYHGGQLATLRRGFGLPSAFG; encoded by the coding sequence ATGTCAGCCACCGTCGCCGCGCATCCCAACGCCCGCGCCGTTCATCAGGTCCGCTTCGCTCGCGGGGCCACGAAGAAACTGCTGGAAGGCATCCCCGCTGATCGCTGCTGCGAGCAGCCGGGCTCGTGCGTCAACCACGCCCTGTGGATTGCGGGCCATCTGGCCTGCACCGATGACTGGTTCCTCAAGGAGTTCGGCGGCGCGGCCGGCTTCGCCCTGCCGGAGAAGTGGCACACGATCTTCGGCTACGGCTCCAAGCCCACCTCGGACACTTCGCAGTACCCGTCGTACGCGGAAGTGCTCAAGGCGATGGACGAGCGGCACGGGGCGGTCGTCCGCTGGCTGGAGTCGATGACCGCTGAGCAGATGGACACGCCCACGGCGGAGAACTGGCGCAACTACGCCCCCACGCTGGGCGATCTGGGTCACTTCGCCGCCTGGCACGAGGGGTACCACGGCGGGCAGCTCGCCACGTTGCGCAGGGGCTTCGGCCTACCTTCGGCGTTCGGGTGA
- a CDS encoding 2,3-bisphosphoglycerate-independent phosphoglycerate mutase has translation MTASSPSPARPPVILIIRDGWGENPHPEHDAFNAVKIARKPVDDMLRRDWPTTLITTSGEDVGLPKGTMGNSEVGHQNIGAGRIVDQEVMRITRAIRDGSFFVNSALRGAFEHARSRGTNVHIMGLVSDGQVHSDLDHLFALIDLAKREGFPGERLFIHVFTDGRDTGPRTGLGYVERLEAKLRDAGVGRIATVIGRFYSMDRDHRWERVQRAYQLLTGRSTGSGGPPIRTADSAREAIEWAYANPIDANRQGDEFIPPTRVKGVPGTICDSDAAIFFNFRGDRPREITKAFVLDDQAWRNVQGGGFDRGPRLANLYFCGMTGYEAGLPMTAVAFDKPPRMVGILGEAVSKHGLTQFRCAETEKFPHVTFFFNDYREEPFPGERRLLCPSPRDVSTYDQKPEMSAPAVCEGVLQRLAAPDCEALLVINFANPDMVGHTGNLHAAVKAVEVVDACVGRIIEAALKRGASLVITADHGNAEQMWSPEHNAPHTAHTVYDVPLHVVGEPWRGRPLRPGGRLADVAPTVLALMGLPQPPEMTGRCLLGT, from the coding sequence ATGACCGCTTCGTCACCATCCCCCGCGCGCCCCCCCGTCATCCTCATCATCCGCGACGGATGGGGCGAGAACCCCCATCCCGAGCACGATGCGTTCAACGCCGTCAAGATCGCCCGCAAGCCGGTGGATGACATGCTCCGCCGCGACTGGCCGACCACGCTCATCACCACGAGCGGCGAGGATGTGGGACTGCCGAAGGGCACCATGGGCAACAGCGAGGTCGGGCACCAGAACATCGGCGCCGGACGCATCGTCGATCAGGAGGTCATGCGCATCACCCGCGCCATCCGCGATGGATCGTTCTTCGTCAACTCCGCCCTGCGCGGGGCGTTCGAGCACGCCCGCTCCCGCGGCACGAACGTCCACATCATGGGGCTGGTCTCCGACGGGCAGGTCCACAGCGACCTCGATCATCTCTTCGCCCTGATCGACCTGGCGAAGCGCGAGGGGTTCCCCGGCGAGCGGCTGTTCATCCACGTCTTCACTGATGGACGCGACACCGGCCCGCGCACCGGGCTGGGGTACGTGGAGCGGCTGGAGGCGAAACTGCGGGATGCCGGAGTCGGGCGCATCGCCACGGTGATCGGCCGGTTCTACTCCATGGACCGCGACCACCGCTGGGAGCGCGTGCAGCGCGCATACCAACTGCTCACAGGCCGCTCGACGGGAAGCGGAGGACCGCCCATCCGCACCGCGGACTCCGCCCGTGAGGCCATCGAGTGGGCCTACGCCAACCCCATCGACGCCAACCGGCAGGGGGACGAGTTCATCCCCCCCACCCGAGTGAAGGGTGTTCCCGGCACGATCTGCGACAGTGACGCGGCGATCTTCTTCAACTTCCGAGGCGATCGACCGCGCGAGATCACCAAGGCCTTCGTGCTCGATGACCAGGCGTGGAGGAACGTTCAGGGCGGCGGATTCGATCGCGGCCCGCGACTGGCCAACCTCTACTTCTGCGGTATGACGGGCTACGAGGCGGGACTGCCCATGACCGCCGTGGCGTTCGACAAGCCGCCCCGGATGGTCGGCATTCTCGGCGAGGCGGTGTCGAAGCACGGGCTGACGCAGTTCCGCTGCGCCGAAACCGAGAAGTTCCCGCACGTGACATTCTTCTTCAACGACTACCGCGAAGAGCCCTTCCCCGGCGAGAGGCGGCTGCTCTGCCCCAGCCCACGGGATGTCTCGACCTATGACCAGAAGCCGGAGATGAGCGCACCAGCGGTGTGCGAGGGCGTCCTGCAGCGCCTCGCCGCCCCGGACTGCGAGGCGCTGCTCGTCATCAACTTCGCCAACCCCGACATGGTGGGCCATACCGGCAACCTGCACGCGGCGGTGAAGGCCGTGGAAGTGGTGGACGCCTGCGTGGGGCGGATCATCGAAGCGGCCTTGAAGCGGGGCGCCTCGCTGGTCATCACCGCCGACCACGGCAACGCCGAGCAGATGTGGAGCCCCGAGCACAACGCGCCGCACACGGCGCACACGGTCTACGACGTGCCGCTTCACGTGGTGGGCGAGCCGTGGCGAGGCCGCCCGCTGAGACCGGGTGGACGCCTGGCGGACGTGGCGCCGACGGTGCTGGCGTTGATGGGACTACCCCAGCCGCCCGAGATGACGGGGCGCTGCCTGCTCGGCACGTGA
- a CDS encoding TIGR00730 family Rossman fold protein, translating into MNDDLGGRGAGNPHDRAPSRPDHNGRPPRWGKASGTPEEQYFLEGPRTRRFEFFRAIRILMEFIRGFRRLHFVGPCVTVFGSARFHEDNEYYQLARRVGAELAGVGFTVMTGGGPGIMEAANRGAKEAGGTSIGCNIVLPMEQKPNPYLDRWITFRYFFVRKVMLVKYSYAFIVLPGGFGTMDELFEAATLIQTGKIRDFPIVLMGREYWQPLLDFMNHRLVAQGTIDARDMERIFVTDSPREAVAHVVEAATGRFGFTWRTAAPRPHWYLGERAAAAPVVEPVAASPGGGSERSGGPGSTP; encoded by the coding sequence ATGAACGATGACCTGGGCGGCCGCGGCGCCGGGAATCCGCATGACCGAGCACCGTCGAGGCCCGACCACAACGGCAGGCCCCCGCGCTGGGGCAAGGCCTCGGGCACGCCTGAGGAGCAGTACTTTCTTGAAGGCCCGCGCACCCGCCGCTTCGAATTCTTCCGCGCCATCCGCATCCTGATGGAGTTCATCCGAGGGTTCCGGCGTCTTCACTTCGTGGGTCCGTGCGTCACGGTGTTCGGCTCGGCACGATTCCACGAGGACAACGAGTACTATCAACTCGCCCGGCGCGTCGGCGCCGAGCTGGCCGGCGTGGGGTTCACCGTCATGACCGGCGGAGGCCCCGGCATCATGGAGGCGGCTAACCGCGGCGCCAAGGAAGCCGGAGGCACATCCATCGGCTGCAACATCGTCCTGCCCATGGAGCAGAAGCCCAATCCTTACCTCGACCGCTGGATCACCTTCCGCTACTTCTTCGTGCGCAAGGTGATGCTGGTGAAGTATTCCTACGCCTTCATCGTGCTCCCCGGCGGGTTCGGCACCATGGATGAACTCTTCGAGGCGGCCACCCTCATCCAGACCGGCAAGATCCGCGACTTCCCCATCGTGCTCATGGGACGCGAATACTGGCAGCCGCTGCTGGACTTCATGAATCACCGGCTCGTGGCGCAGGGCACCATCGACGCCAGGGACATGGAGCGCATCTTCGTCACCGACTCGCCCCGCGAGGCGGTGGCTCACGTCGTCGAGGCGGCCACGGGACGATTCGGCTTCACCTGGCGCACGGCGGCGCCCAGGCCGCACTGGTACCTGGGCGAGCGAGCCGCCGCCGCGCCGGTGGTGGAGCCAGTCGCCGCCTCACCGGGCGGCGGGAGTGAACGATCGGGCGGCCCAGGAAGCACGCCATGA
- a CDS encoding methyltransferase domain-containing protein: protein MTPTSTPRSTAAAPAWSTLRRTDDVVLLHAASAGEVRPDDPLPAFARALVTIHRAGIVGAKRLSHDGRLHSMGEMVIHPKGFHSIGRGLPAEAFGYPEEVDAITGGVMAVRPDLFNELGGETAFSGALDALAACLEARRRGWRIITLPEVIVADDAKVDCSAAEHESLVLRFGFDWRSPDLDAVRRLHAGTGLLWNARFLGGPARYLKYESRPALHWKSYAEVPTYRSRAEAIVKFIAEQATTLLSRGTSGVAGLALLDFGCGDGLFSHLFAQRGFSVTGVDVESSAIAQAREKTDQQAYPGPRPAFRPVEPGPLPIPAASIDVAVMLDVIEHLPNPVAVLQDLRCVLKPGGVLAVVTPEWQYGGWSDAIYHICEYTLDELASQVRTCGFAPAQAGRVGAPYRDVILVAKSGAS from the coding sequence ATGACGCCAACGTCAACACCTCGTTCGACCGCGGCCGCCCCCGCGTGGAGCACGCTCCGACGGACCGATGACGTCGTGCTTCTGCATGCCGCCAGCGCGGGCGAGGTGCGGCCGGATGACCCCCTGCCGGCGTTCGCACGCGCGCTCGTCACGATCCACCGCGCCGGCATCGTGGGCGCCAAGCGGCTCTCCCACGACGGCCGCCTGCACTCGATGGGCGAGATGGTCATCCACCCCAAGGGCTTCCACTCGATCGGTCGCGGACTCCCCGCCGAGGCGTTCGGCTACCCGGAGGAGGTGGACGCCATCACCGGCGGTGTGATGGCGGTTCGTCCCGATCTCTTCAATGAACTCGGCGGCGAAACCGCGTTTTCCGGCGCGCTGGACGCGCTGGCCGCCTGCCTGGAAGCGCGGCGTCGCGGCTGGCGCATCATCACCCTTCCCGAGGTGATTGTCGCGGACGACGCCAAGGTCGATTGCTCCGCCGCGGAACACGAGTCGCTCGTCCTTCGCTTCGGCTTCGACTGGCGCTCGCCCGACCTGGACGCCGTGAGGCGTCTGCACGCCGGCACGGGGCTGCTGTGGAACGCCCGGTTTCTCGGCGGCCCGGCCCGCTATCTCAAGTACGAATCCCGCCCCGCGCTGCACTGGAAGTCCTACGCCGAGGTTCCCACCTACCGCTCGCGGGCCGAGGCCATCGTGAAGTTCATCGCCGAGCAGGCGACGACGCTGCTCAGCCGCGGGACATCGGGCGTCGCCGGACTCGCACTCCTCGACTTCGGTTGCGGCGACGGGCTGTTCTCGCACCTGTTCGCCCAGCGCGGCTTCAGCGTGACCGGCGTGGATGTGGAATCATCCGCCATCGCCCAGGCGCGTGAGAAGACCGACCAGCAGGCCTACCCCGGCCCGCGTCCCGCGTTTCGACCCGTCGAACCAGGGCCCCTGCCGATCCCCGCCGCGTCGATCGATGTGGCCGTCATGCTGGATGTCATCGAGCATCTGCCCAACCCGGTGGCGGTGCTGCAGGATCTCCGCTGCGTCCTCAAGCCGGGCGGGGTGCTGGCGGTCGTCACGCCCGAATGGCAGTACGGCGGATGGTCCGATGCGATCTATCACATCTGCGAGTACACGCTGGATGAACTGGCCAGCCAGGTACGCACGTGCGGCTTCGCGCCGGCCCAGGCGGGGCGCGTCGGCGCGCCGTATCGGGACGTGATCCTGGTGGCGAAGTCCGGGGCGTCGTGA
- a CDS encoding TrkH family potassium uptake protein, which translates to MNLRLVVNQLCALQMVLGVVLLLVAGGFYLVQWFRGEEVNAAAKLALFFVGGGGLVGAFFVWWMTRPPRGGSEDVGRREALLLVALSWLLGAGYAALPFWVWAHLDDAVPPGHPFLNYVDCYFESMSGLTTVGASVLTDIEAVPHALLLWRAFTQWIGGVGIVVVFIAVLPSVGVGAKRLFFNEVSGPVDEGVMPTIRSTARVLLQIYSGMTAVLIVALLLCGMSSFDALCHALSTISTGGFSPKNASTGHYDSAAVDIVITIFMILGGVNFALYYHLLRRKYAEVLADRELRLYFGILAACTIVVAAGIVGRVVVKTTGEHVEAGVGYALQAAVFNVVSVQTTTGFATADFDRWPDEVRAVIAFVSILGGCAGSTAGGLKVIRLLIIIKALMAILERAFRPSVVRPVRIGRSIVDDEVQLACMGFAVGMVILHGVGTLLLYVFEPRGTLDLTTAISANFSTFCNTGPGFGKVGPMANYGWMTDGSKITLSMMMLLGRLEIVTLVALVTPRFWRRV; encoded by the coding sequence ATGAATCTCCGCCTCGTCGTCAACCAGTTGTGTGCCCTGCAGATGGTGCTGGGCGTCGTGCTCCTGCTGGTCGCGGGCGGTTTCTACCTCGTCCAGTGGTTCCGCGGCGAGGAGGTCAACGCCGCCGCCAAGCTGGCGCTGTTCTTCGTGGGCGGCGGAGGACTGGTGGGAGCGTTCTTCGTGTGGTGGATGACGCGCCCGCCCAGGGGCGGCTCTGAGGATGTCGGCCGGCGCGAGGCCCTGCTGCTGGTGGCCCTCTCCTGGCTGCTGGGGGCGGGGTACGCCGCGCTGCCCTTCTGGGTGTGGGCGCATCTGGATGACGCCGTTCCGCCGGGCCACCCTTTTCTGAACTACGTGGACTGCTACTTCGAGTCGATGAGCGGGCTGACCACCGTTGGCGCCAGCGTCCTCACCGACATCGAGGCGGTCCCGCATGCCCTGCTGCTGTGGCGCGCCTTCACGCAGTGGATCGGCGGCGTGGGCATCGTGGTGGTATTCATTGCGGTGCTGCCCAGCGTGGGGGTGGGCGCCAAGCGGCTGTTCTTCAACGAGGTCTCCGGCCCGGTGGATGAGGGCGTGATGCCCACCATCCGCTCCACCGCCCGCGTGCTGCTGCAGATCTACTCGGGCATGACCGCCGTGCTCATCGTGGCCCTGCTGCTCTGCGGCATGTCGTCCTTCGATGCGCTGTGCCACGCCCTTTCCACCATCTCCACCGGCGGCTTCAGCCCGAAGAACGCCAGCACCGGCCACTACGACTCGGCGGCGGTGGACATCGTCATCACCATCTTCATGATTCTGGGCGGGGTGAACTTCGCCTTGTACTACCACCTGCTGCGACGGAAGTACGCCGAGGTGCTCGCCGACCGCGAACTGCGGTTGTACTTCGGCATTCTCGCCGCCTGCACCATCGTGGTGGCGGCGGGCATCGTGGGGCGCGTCGTCGTCAAGACCACGGGCGAGCATGTCGAGGCGGGCGTGGGCTACGCGCTCCAGGCGGCGGTGTTCAACGTCGTCTCCGTGCAGACCACCACCGGCTTCGCCACGGCGGACTTCGATCGCTGGCCTGATGAAGTCCGGGCCGTCATCGCCTTCGTGTCCATCCTTGGCGGCTGCGCCGGGTCCACGGCGGGCGGGCTGAAGGTGATCCGCCTGCTCATCATCATCAAGGCGCTCATGGCCATTCTCGAGCGCGCCTTCCGCCCCAGCGTCGTTCGACCCGTGCGCATCGGTCGCAGCATCGTCGATGATGAGGTCCAGCTCGCCTGCATGGGCTTCGCCGTCGGCATGGTCATCCTGCACGGCGTGGGAACGCTGCTGCTCTATGTCTTCGAACCGCGAGGCACGCTCGACCTGACCACCGCCATCTCGGCCAACTTCTCGACCTTCTGCAACACCGGCCCCGGCTTCGGCAAGGTGGGGCCGATGGCGAACTACGGCTGGATGACCGATGGCAGCAAGATCACCCTGAGCATGATGATGCTGCTCGGGCGACTGGAGATCGTGACGCTGGTGGCCCTTGTCACCCCGCGGTTCTGGCGGCGCGTGTGA
- the trkA gene encoding Trk system potassium transporter TrkA, whose product MDIIICGAGEVGRHAAEVLVARDNSITIIDTDRARLAQVGDTLDVRTLAGDCSQARVLLEAGAASADLVLATTSKDDVNLITASVAKGLGTRKAIARVHQSDYFEGRDFNYEKHFSIDRLICPEYSTAVAIGQTLRNPGALAIENFARGQIEMQQIPVSREADALGIPLAQLRLPKGTRLAAVVRKQGAFVPAADTVVEPGDSVVLVGDPAHFPVARRMFHDDKFGRRRVVIMGGPPMAVWLCRALKNRNISIRLFETNRQRAQELARELDWVTVLQADPTDRTVFEDERIGDADAFVALAHDEENILGCLLAKSAGVRQAVAVVEQSKYLHVLKRLGIDKPFSPRAVAVREIERAIDERPLTQLASLAEGEVDVYRVRIKAASEVVGLPLREVKLSPNWMLAAIQRNGAIHVPGAQDVIQVGDTLLVVGRHGKEEALRKVLDLR is encoded by the coding sequence ATGGACATCATCATCTGCGGAGCCGGCGAGGTGGGCCGACATGCGGCCGAGGTGCTCGTCGCCCGCGACAACAGCATCACCATCATCGACACCGACCGGGCCCGGCTGGCCCAGGTGGGCGACACGCTGGACGTGCGCACCCTGGCGGGCGACTGCTCGCAGGCCCGAGTCCTGCTGGAAGCCGGGGCGGCGTCGGCGGATCTGGTCCTGGCCACCACCAGCAAGGACGACGTCAACCTGATCACCGCCTCGGTGGCCAAGGGGCTGGGGACGCGCAAGGCCATCGCCCGCGTCCACCAGAGCGACTACTTCGAGGGACGCGACTTCAACTACGAGAAGCACTTCAGCATCGACCGGCTGATCTGCCCGGAGTACTCCACCGCGGTGGCCATCGGGCAGACGCTGCGCAATCCGGGGGCGCTGGCGATCGAGAACTTCGCCCGCGGGCAGATCGAGATGCAGCAGATTCCCGTGTCGCGCGAGGCCGACGCCCTGGGGATACCCCTGGCGCAGCTGCGGCTGCCCAAGGGAACGCGGCTGGCGGCGGTGGTGCGCAAGCAGGGGGCCTTCGTCCCCGCCGCCGATACCGTGGTGGAGCCGGGCGATTCCGTGGTGCTGGTGGGCGATCCGGCGCACTTTCCCGTGGCCCGCAGGATGTTCCACGACGACAAGTTCGGGCGGCGGCGGGTGGTCATCATGGGCGGGCCGCCCATGGCGGTGTGGCTGTGCCGGGCGCTCAAGAACCGCAACATCTCGATCCGGCTCTTCGAGACCAACAGGCAGCGCGCCCAGGAGCTGGCCCGCGAACTGGACTGGGTCACTGTGCTGCAGGCCGACCCGACGGATCGCACGGTGTTCGAGGATGAGCGGATCGGCGATGCCGACGCCTTCGTGGCCCTGGCTCATGACGAGGAGAACATCCTCGGCTGTCTTCTGGCCAAGAGCGCAGGGGTGCGTCAGGCGGTGGCGGTGGTGGAGCAGTCCAAGTACCTGCACGTGCTCAAGCGGCTGGGCATCGACAAGCCCTTCAGCCCGCGGGCCGTGGCGGTGCGCGAGATCGAGCGCGCCATCGACGAACGCCCGCTTACCCAGCTCGCCTCGCTCGCCGAGGGTGAGGTGGACGTGTACCGCGTGCGCATCAAGGCCGCGTCGGAGGTCGTGGGTCTGCCGCTGCGCGAGGTCAAGCTCAGCCCCAACTGGATGCTGGCGGCGATCCAGCGCAACGGCGCCATCCACGTGCCCGGCGCCCAGGACGTCATCCAGGTGGGAGACACGCTGCTCGTGGTGGGGCGTCACGGCAAGGAGGAAGCCCTGCGCAAGGTGCTGGACCTGCGATGA
- a CDS encoding DUF1579 family protein translates to MRIRSFIGGFALGCVTLLGAANAFQQDPPDMEQMEKMWQEAMEKYGTPSDEHKMYAKREGSWTFIGEHWVTPGVAGPPFEGTADFTMLLDGRFLGGHHTSKGPMGNFEGYGLNGYDRMKKKHTSMWVDNMSTGIVTMEGDATGPNTYEFHGMMPDPMSGKYVKYRSIERVVDEDTLVMEMYGPGPDGKEFLTMKLTYKRIKD, encoded by the coding sequence ATGAGGATTCGCTCGTTCATCGGCGGTTTCGCGCTCGGGTGCGTCACCTTGCTCGGGGCGGCCAACGCCTTCCAGCAGGATCCGCCCGACATGGAGCAGATGGAGAAGATGTGGCAGGAGGCCATGGAGAAGTACGGCACCCCCTCCGACGAGCACAAGATGTACGCCAAGCGCGAAGGGTCGTGGACTTTCATCGGCGAGCACTGGGTGACTCCCGGCGTCGCGGGACCGCCCTTTGAAGGCACCGCCGACTTCACCATGCTCCTCGACGGCCGATTCCTCGGCGGGCACCACACCAGCAAAGGCCCGATGGGCAACTTCGAGGGCTATGGCCTCAACGGCTACGACCGCATGAAGAAGAAGCACACCTCCATGTGGGTGGACAACATGAGCACCGGCATCGTCACCATGGAAGGCGACGCCACCGGCCCCAACACCTACGAGTTTCACGGCATGATGCCCGACCCCATGAGCGGCAAGTACGTCAAGTACCGCTCCATCGAACGCGTGGTTGATGAGGACACCCTGGTCATGGAAATGTACGGCCCCGGGCCGGACGGCAAGGAATTCCTGACCATGAAGCTCACCTACAAGCGCATCAAGGACTGA